One Peromyscus leucopus breed LL Stock chromosome 4, UCI_PerLeu_2.1, whole genome shotgun sequence genomic region harbors:
- the LOC114687516 gene encoding olfactory receptor 4K3-like — translation MEGGNQSVVSEFILWGLAHSKNLQILLFVMFLILYLLIVSGNVVILVLITTDRYLHSPMYFLLANLSFVDMCLSSNTTPKMISDFLWESKTISFAGCMSQVFFAHCIGAGEMVLLVVMAYDRYVAICKPLHYFTIMNLKRCTGLVLTSWITGCIHGISCMVVVVRLPFCGPKDIDSFFRDMPLVIKLACMDSHDLNSLMNAECGIVALTCFILLLISYTYILITIRQRSKDGSAKALSTCSAHLTVVMIFFLPCIFIYVWPLNITWLDKFFAVFYSVFTPLLNPSIYTLRNKEIKNAMKRFISRFLYPKLNSL, via the coding sequence ATGGAAGGAGGAAATCAGTCTGTGGTGTCAGAATTTATACTTTGGGGACTTGCACACTCAAAGAATCTTCAGATATTACTCTTTGTGATGTTTTTGATACTTTATCTGCTCATTGTGTCTGGAAATGTTGTCATCCTTGTTTTAATCACCACTGACCGCTATCTCCACTCTCCCATGTACTTCTTGTTGGCCAACTTGTCCTTTGTTGATATGTGTCTTTCCTCAAACACTACTCCTAAGATGATATCAGACTTTCTCTGGGAAAGCAAGACCATTTCCTTTGCAGGCTGCATGTCTCAGGTCTTCTTTGCCCATTGCATTGGTGCAGGAGAGATGGTGTTGTTGGTGGTAATGgcttatgaccgctatgtggccatctgtaaaCCACTCCACTACTTCACCATTATGAACCTGAAAAGATGCACTGGGTTGGTGTTGACTTCCTGGATCACTGGTTGTATACATGGTATAAGTTGCATGGTAGTGGTTGTGCGGTTGCCTTTTTGTGGCCCCAAGGATATAGACAGCTTTTTCCGTGACATGCCATTGGTGATCAAGCTGGCCTGCATGGATTCTCATGATTTAAATTCATTAATGAATGCTGAATGTGGGATTGTGGCTCTTACCTGCTTTATTCTGTTACTCATTTCCTACACATATATCCTTATCACTATTCGCCAGAGATCTAAAGATGGTTCAGCTAAGGCTCTGTCCACATGCAGTGCCCACCTCACAGTAGTAATGATCTTTTTTTTACCCTGCATCTTCATTTATGTGTGGCCACTAAATATCACCTGGTTAGACAAATTTTTTGCTGTATTTTACTCTGTTTTTACACCTCTCCTAAATCCATCCATTTATACACtgagaaataaagagataaaaaatGCTATGAAAAGGTTCATAAGCAGATTTCTGTATCCCAAATTAAATTCCTTATAA